The genomic DNA ccaAGAAACACCAAAAATAAAAACCCTCCAACAGAAAAAACAAGAAGCAACTCATtaccgctgctgccgcccgccgcccgcccaccgccgtcggcatTCCCCAAGCAAGGAAGTAAAAGCGAACGAGTGAAGCAAGCGCTTGCCTGAATAACTACCTAACTTAGTCGCTACAACCCTACCTTCAAccctactaggtaccttagtacctactaacctaccatcatccatggccgcccgccccgtcatcgtcatccatcGTCAAAGCGTAGTGCCATGCAGgtccaacagcagcaccagcaagtCCACATACTAATAATGAACGGACCAAGGAGAAacgacaaggaggaggggcgggccCCTGCATTGGCAtcggcacgcacgcactgcagccaccaccaccaccaccaccaccaccagcgcgcTTATTAGCGCCGGCGGCTATTTCGTCAATCAACTCTTCAGCCTCCCTCACCTTTCCCCAAGAGACGCGCTCAAtgcttttttcttcttcatTTGTACCACGGTACTTGCTACTACGTCGTACTTCCCATCACCAACACAGCGTCTCTTCGCGTCGCCCCCTCTGTCGCACAACCACGCCACGGCTGCCATGCCCGCGACGGTCCGGCGTGTCAGGTATATATGTACGGAGTAGCACGTCGTACGTGGTAGCAAACTTTCTACACAGCAAGGCACACAAGGCAGACCAGAGAAAAAGACTGCCTTTGAAAGCTCTGTTGTGCGTTACCCTCTCGCATGGTCATTCTCAGACGACGTGCTTTATACAGCGCGACCACTGCAAACGAATACGTGTCGCTCAAGAGTCGATTCTGTGCCACAGCGGACAAGGACGGGCCTGGCCGTTATCGTTTATTGGTACACTCATACGAAGAGTCTCAAGCCGAatacacgccgccgccgccatatTTCTCCCGTCAGGCGCTGTCAACGGCCAGGCGACACGCGCGCAGACGCAAAGCAAAACGGGTAAGAGAAAACAAACAAGACCGGCTAGGACGGCATATTATGCTGCTTGTCATCGCGCCGATAAAATACCCTTTAGTTGCCTtccggccgcagccgcgccgacAACGAGCGGCTCGGCTCTCTGGCCGTCGAGACGCCCCCAACGCCATGTGTGCGAGTTATTGTACTAAATGTGTAATGAGTCTCCGCCTCACTCTGTCCCCCGTCTCTCGTCAGCACAGCCTCTGGTGTGCGGAAAAGAAACCGTCATGCCGTCGTGGTGCGTGTACACGGCTTGTGGCCGCCGTCCCGTCAAATCTCAATCGTCTTCATCGAGTCGTCAACCACCACGGGCTGCTTGCCGTTCGCCTTGCTGCTCAATGGCGCCTCGTTCTctttgtccttgtccttgagcaggtCTGACTCGGATCGCGCCATTGTCGAGATGCGAAGCGGGTTTTTGCCCTCCTCGCTGCCCCTCGGCGtctccacctccaccagctggctgggctcGATCTCGGCGCTCGGCACCTCGGGGATCGTCGACTCCTCTGTTACCCTACTCAGAGGCGCCTTGCCCTTCATGGGCCGCATCGGGCTGACCAGCGGCGACGATCCGTTGAGGCGCTGCATAGACCGTCCGCGCACATCTCCGTTGGCCTCGACCGGGCTCGCGtacggcgacgccgaccgcGAGCCGCGAGGTGAGTCGCCCTGGGGCCGCCCCATCGAGGCCCGCTTGGCCGCACGCCGGCCGTACTTTTGGTCCATCCTCCATCGCAAGATGTTGAAGTAGGCGGGCTCGATGCGCGTCTCCTTAAACTCCCTGAGCTTGAGCTCGTTGGTGTCCTCGTCCACGAACCACTTTCCACTGTTGAGGTCatcggcgatgagggcgaggaaggcggccCAAGATCGGGCCACCACGTACTTGGTGTCGAAGTCTCGGCCAAAGAGGATGATCTGgccccagcggccgccgggtcCGGGAGCcaggtcgacggccaggtTGTTGCCGCCCCAGTCGCGGACCAGCGGAATCCAGCCCACATGCGCGTACGCCTTCTGGACGGCGTGGGGAGGGACGCAGTCTTGACGAGAGAGCAGGTTCTGCCGCCACTCGTCCGGGTTCccgccagacgacgaggaagacggccgTTGTTTTGATGATGAGGCCTCGTTGCTACCCCCGAATGCCTTGGACGGCGTCGTAGgcttggcgccggcgccatccaGCAAAAATTGATGGTTGACTTTCCTCCATGTCTCCCATTCCTGCACAATCTCTTCGCAGTCCATGAGCATTGAGCCGAAGATGATACCCGTGGGGATGCCACCGCGTTCCTGGCCATCGTGAATCATGAGAGAGTCGCGCACATCCTGAGGGAGGGAGCAGTCCAGCTGGTGCTCCAGGTCGTTGAGGTCGTTGACGGTGGCGCCTTCGCCGAGCTGGTCCCACAGCTCCGTGTAGTTCTCCTCCGCCCACGCGTCTATCCTCTTCCACGAGTGGCTgacaggcggcgccggggggaGGCCGTCCTGGAAGGATTGCATCTGGACGTCGCCAGGGCTCTGCACCTCGAAGCCGTCGGATTGTCGTGCCGACATGGAGCGCATGCCAGGCGAGTAAGGGTCGTTAGACGAGCTTCTCGCGCCATTCGCGTTTCCGGGCGAGGAACGaccggcgtcgtcgaagtAAGGGGAGCTGACATCGGCGCGGGAGTCGGACGCGGTGGCTACGCCGGTGAGAATGCCGTTGCGGCCGTTGTGTAGCGGGACGTGGCGTCCGGTTCTGTGAGGCGAGTCGTATGATGAATCTGTATCCCCTGCGAGTCAGCTTCTCTCCATGGCagtcgggcggcgcggacgccgTGAGGTTGCTACTCACGTCTATCGTAACTGGTCATGGTATGCCAAAAGGACCGCAGGGCGGCACCGAAGCTGCGAATGCATGGTCAGCACAGCGATGGACGCGACGAGCCAAAGTCAATGGGCGCGTCAAGCAGCGAAACAACGCACCCAGAGTTTGCCATGGTCGCTgtagcggcagcggccgggcCAAGTTGGCGACAGACAGGCTGATGGGAACGGCTTGTTCAAGGCAGTGGCGTCACGGAAagggggcgtcgtcgtcgtcgtcgtcgtcgtcgtcgccgcgttCAGGAAAATGCCACAGCAGGCAGGTGGGCgaccgggcgggcaggcaggcaggtaggccAGGcttgcagcggcagcagtgcCTCCGAGCAGCAACTGGCAGGCGGAAGCAGGGGGGGCCTCTCTTATCGCAGGGGGTGTGCGGAATGGCGTCCAAGGGGTCGCGACGAGTCCAAGCACGAGGGCGggtgggggaaggggaagggggaaaagACGAGTCCGTTGCAGAAGAAGAGTGAGAGTCGCAGGCCAAAGGAAGGCGTGTCGCCGACGTAGTGATTGACAGCGGGAGATGGGAAACGAAGGACGAAGGTGGTAGTAGCGAGTGCAAGTTGCAAAAATGAAACGtgggagcgagcgagcgagcggcagATTGGggtggtgtgtgtgcgtgtgcgtgagtgtgtgcgtgtgtgcgcgcgcgcgaatGTGGTGCGTGGAGTGGACGGACGAACGGCGGAGGGATCaagtggaggagggagaggaggaggtaGTGAAGTGGCCctggggtggcggcggcggatggatTGGATGGAGTTGGTTCGCGCCCACGACAGGCGGCGGAGATGCGCAGCCCAGGCgggtgctggctggcccgctggctggcactGGTAGGTACTGGCACTGGTAAGTACTGGCGCTGGCAccggctgccgctggtcGTTCATcaggggcaggcagcccggcccaggcTTCAGTCCAATgtttgacggcggcgggtgcaggtgggcgggcgactgtgggcggcgggcaggggatCGCAGGCACGCAGGTGATTAGCGTCCAGGGCGCCTGGGCACCACTAGAATCGGAGTTTGGCAATGGATTGGATGGCCTGGACGGCGGGTCGGGTGGCGGTACTTTCGAGTTTGGTGGCCAAGGCACTGCCCTGGGCAGAGATGCCTGTACCTGACCCGAACCGACTTGGCATCCATGATGGAGTGGAGCAGGTGGTCCTGCCGAAgccaagtacgaagtagcactaggtaggtaccacCTCACGGGCGGCCCCTGCCACCCCACTGGAAGTACCTTGCCCCTGCCCACGAGTCGCTACCCGCccgtctgcccgcccggcctGCTCTGTCCTGCTTGCCCTGCGCGCGGGCAGTTCCAAAGTTGGCCGCGGAGGGCGGCAGGGCACAGGCCTCACGTCGAGTAAgtgcctgccttgcccgctcatggccgtgccggcgggcgcgacggggTTCCCCGGCGGTTCCAATTTAGAGCCCGTTGGGCCCTCGTGGAGGTTGTTGCTGCTTACTAGTAGCACTTGTGAGTACCTCTGCCAGGCAGTACCTGTAGTATGGACGCCTGAGGCATCGTCTACGCGCCGGGCCTGTCTGCCCCAAGGGAGGGAAACCTCTCCCCTTGGACTGTCCAGCCAGCTGAGCCGGCGATTCACCTTGAATGCTCCGAGCATGTCACTTCTCCAGCCGGCGAGGTGCGGgacatgggggggggggcccgcAGACAGGAAAAGGAAACGGGCGGAGGGGCAAGCAAGCGCACGCCTCATCGGGCCCAAAGCTTAATAAATATGTACCCGAGGCTGTTGCTcggaccacgacgacgacgacgacaaacgCGGATCGCAGCAGCGCATGGGGGAGATGGGTTCCCAGACAATGCTATTCATACGCAGTATATCGTACCCCCCTGCATCTCTATCGGCATCTCCCGTGAGAcagaagaaaaaaaataaaaCAAGGAGAAGCCAGAGGCAGCGAAACGCGAaacctgcgcgcgcgccgcccagcagcagcagcagcagcagcaggcaggaGAGAAACGGGACGGGAGCGGGCGTCGCCTGCCCTGTCTGTGCATGTTGAGAGCCAAGCACCTCCAAGCAGGGgcacccctcccccgtcgcccATCAGTTCTgacgtcgtgcgcgcgcgcgtggtaGGGGAAGAGGCAGATTATGGGAGAGATGAGATGAGACTGATGATGAGAGGGCCggtcggccacgggcgcATCAAACAAACGGTccatggccccccccccttttaCCTTCTTTACCTTACCCCCACCATCCGCCGCAACACCCGGACCCCGAGGTGGTAATCTgtctgcgacgacgacgacaacggcgacgatgcccagGCGAGCTGGACATGACATGATGAGCAGTCCTTGAAAAAAACTGGACAGCCGACGGCTCACGGTACTGGCAGTCTGGCAGGCAGggtccaccaccactactactaccaccgccaacagcaccagcaagAGCAGCAATGGCCGCATGTCAACGAGAGGGCGAGCGAGTCGGCCTGCCCGGCACGGGCTTGTCCGGCGCATGCAGGTACTGCCGcgagtcgaggcggcggcggcggtgggtggcGGTCCATGATGCATGCATCTGACTCTCTGACGCGTGGAATGGCACAGAGATCCCGCCCGGTGAGCCGGCCAGCCTATTTCTAtctgcttgcctgcctgcttgcctgcctgtctgtccctGCCTGGCTGTTGCCATCAATTAAGCGCACATTGGATTGCCTGCGTAGCTGGCTGGTGGGCAGCACAAGCCTCTGGGAAAAAAGGGGGGTCGCGATCTATTGAAAGAGAAAAAAACTCAATTACGGACGGGGAAGGGAGGGCACTTCAGACATGGTACTAGTATTACGGATCGACCTGATGGGTCGCCCCATTTGCCGCACTGGGTCGCGTACCCTACTACTACGAGCGGGTACTTACTACCACTACTAGGTACGAAGCAGGTAAGTAGGTATAAGCCAGGACATCAGGACTGGGCCAGACACGTAGTTACAGCAGGCACAGCTGGGCCGGGATCATGTCCATCTATTTCTCCTTCTCCACTGCCATGGGAACATGAGAGCGGCGGATCTCAGCCTCCTCCGTTGGCCGCCATCCTTGCCCACTCTGCTGCGTGATGTCAGCAATTTCGTCGTATTAGGGAGGCTCCGAGGCCTGCTGATGAGCGCGCATGAGAGTTGGTTGCCGGAGAGAAAGgctccctcccgtcctcGGTGATTTCATTGCGTGCGCGGCTGCGGGGATCGATGGATGCTCTGATGAGGACGTAATGCGAGCTGCCAGGTAGTTATACATGCGCCCCCTGATGAAGGTGCCCTGCCCCGTGGAGGGGGGA from Purpureocillium takamizusanense chromosome 4, complete sequence includes the following:
- the SMI1 gene encoding Cell wall assembly regulator (EggNog:ENOG503NV8B~COG:G), coding for MANSGFGAALRSFWHTMTSYDRHSSYDSPHRTGRHVPLHNGRNGILTGVATASDSRADVSSPYFDDAGRSSPGNANGARSSSNDPYSPGMRSMSARQSDGFEVQSPGDVQMQSFQDGLPPAPPVSHSWKRIDAWAEENYTELWDQLGEGATVNDLNDLEHQLDCSLPQDVRDSLMIHDGQERGGIPTGIIFGSMLMDCEEIVQEWETWRKVNHQFLLDGAGAKPTTPSKAFGGSNEASSSKQRPSSSSSGGNPDEWRQNLLSRQDCVPPHAVQKAYAHVGWIPLVRDWGGNNLAVDLAPGPGGRWGQIILFGRDFDTKYVVARSWAAFLALIADDLNSGKWFVDEDTNELKLREFKETRIEPAYFNILRWRMDQKYGRRAAKRASMGRPQGDSPRGSRSASPYASPVEANGDVRGRSMQRLNGSSPLVSPMRPMKGKAPLSRVTEESTIPEVPSAEIEPSQLVEVETPRGSEEGKNPLRISTMARSESDLLKDKDKENEAPLSSKANGKQPVVVDDSMKTIEI